In a single window of the Osmerus eperlanus chromosome 4, fOsmEpe2.1, whole genome shotgun sequence genome:
- the LOC134018990 gene encoding 5'-nucleotidase domain-containing protein 2-like: protein MAFKTLGTSLSRALWNNGSRTPPPARSKKSNCVFTICDEFSGFQRAGEKKCESCESGACRSDPAVLSPSAPSAPAVHSIKRPEEPVAVFGRSYSSTALKVDHKTYLWARYNEMKRLVHDLVPPGVCSLLNSSTIYANNEVSLAEVDIYGFDYDYTLALYSNALNTMIFNTARDFLVQHYKYPEGISKYDYIPNFAARGLHYDIQKGLLMKIDAFHYIQKGTVYRGLRPVPDEEVLQLYEGTHHVPLHQVSGFYGKGPKMKQFMDIFSLPEMTLLAVANDFFISNDIEYDPVHLYKDVSDAIGMVHIKGYMYKWIMQDLEKYILRGEETYAVLHRLVSQGKKLFLITNSPFSFVDKGMMYMVGKDWRDFFDVVIVQADKPHFFNDCVKPFRRLDGNGDLQWDKINSLDKGQVYKQGNLYDFLRLTGWRGSRVLYFGDHLYSDLADLMLRHGWRTGAIVPELELETKVVNTEQYAQSLTWLQALTGLVERMQMYRDPESMVVLQDWLMEREELRAMTKNLFNPQFGSIFRTCHNPTYFSRRLCRFSDVYMASISCLLNYDLSYTFYPRRTPLQHEAPLWMDQLCTGCMKTPFLEEMAHIR from the exons ATGGCCTTTAAGACGCTGGGTACTTCTCTGAGCCGTGCGTTATGGAACAACGGTagcagaacaccacctcctgcGAGATCAAAGAAAAGTAACTGTGTTTTCACAATATGCGATGAATTTTCTGGGttccagagagcaggagagaagaaATGTGAAAGCTGTGAATCAGGTGCGTGCAGGTCGGATCCAGCGGTGTTGTCACCCAGCGCTCCCTCTGCACCTGCCGTTCACAGCATCAAGCGCCCCGAGGAGCCGGTCGCTGTGTTTGGACGATCGTACTCGTCTACAGCCCTAAAGGTGGATCACAAGACATACTTGTGGGCTCGTTATAATGAGATGAAACGTCTTGTGCATG ACCTGGTTCCTCCAGGTGTTTGTAGCCTGCTTAATTCTTCCACCATTTATGCCAACAATGAGGTGAGCCTGGCAGAGGTGGACATATATGGCTTTGACTATGATTACACTCTGGCCCTCTACTCCAACGCCCTCAACACCATGATCTTCAACACCGCCCGGGACTTCCTCGTCCAACACTACAAG TACCCTGAAGGTATCAGCAAATATGATTACATCCCAAACTTTGCTGCACGGGGGCTTCACTATGATATTCAAAAA GGACTCCTGATGAAGATAGATGCTTTCCATTACATTCAGAAAGGAACAGTCTACAG GGGCCTGAGGCCAGTGCCAGATGAAGAGGTCCTGCAGCTTTATGAGGGGACTCACCATGTCCCTCTCCATCAAGTCAGTGGCTTCTATGGAAAG GGCCCCAAAATGAAGCAGTTCATGGACATTTTCTCCCTCCCAGAGATGACCCTCCTTGCAGTGGCAAATGATTTCTTCATATCCAACGACATAGAATATGATCCAGTTCACCTCTACAAAGATGTCTCA GATGCAATTGGAATGGTTCACATAAAAGGATACATGTACAAATGGATCATGCAAGACCTGG AGAAGTACAttctgagaggggaggagacataTGCTGTACTTCACCGCCTAGTCAGTCAGGGGAAGAAACTGTTCCTCATCACCAACAGTCCCTTCAGCTTTGT GGACAAAGGGATGATGTACATGGTAGGAAAGGATTGGAGGGACTTTTTCGATGTGGTTATCGTTCAAGCAGATAAACCCCACTTCTTCAATGATTGTGTcaa ACCGTTCAGGCGCTTGGATGGGAACGGGGACCTCCAGTGGGACAAAATTAACAGTTTAGACAAAGGACAGGTCTACAAACAA GGGAACCTGTATGACTTCCTTAGACTGACAGGATGGAGGGGGTCCAGAGTTCTTTACTTTGGAGACCATCTGTACAGTGACCTCGCT GACCTGATGCTGCGTCATGGCTGGCGTACTGGAGCCATAGTGCCTGAGCTGGAACTGGAGACTAAGGTGGTGAACACAGAGCAGTATGCCCAGAGCCTCACCTGGCTCCAGGCTCTCACAGGCCTGGTGGAGCGCATGCAG ATGTACCGAGATCCAGAGTCTATGGTGGTGCTGCAGGACtggctgatggagagagaggagctcag GGCAATGACAAAGAACCTGTTTAATCCTCAATTCGGCAGCATCTTCCGCACCTGTCATAATCCAACCTACTTCTCCAGGCGTCTGTGTCGCTTTTCAGACGTGTACATGGCCTCCATCAGCTGCCTGTTGAACTATGACCTGTCCTACACATTCTACCCTCGTCGTACCCCGCTGCAGCACGAGGCGCCCCTGTGGATGGACCAACTGTGCACAGGCTGCATGAAGACCCCCTTCCTTGAGGAGATGGCTCACATCCGCTAA